The following nucleotide sequence is from Rubrobacter radiotolerans DSM 5868.
ACCGGAAGATCCACCTCTTCGACGTCAAGGCTCCCGACCGGGAGTACCTGGAGAGCGGGACGATAAGCCCCGGTAAGGAGGTCGTTGTCTGCGAGGCGCCGCCCGTAACCCTCGGGCTCTCGGTCTGCTACGACGTCCGCTTTCCGGAGCTGTACCGGGCCCTCGCCGACCGGGGTGCGGACCTCCTCTCGGTCCCGGCGGCGTTTACGCTCCAGACGGGAAAGGACCACTGGGACCTTCTCCTGCGCGCCCGGGCCGTCGAGAACCAGGCGTTCGTGCTCGCCCCGGCGCAGTGGGGGCAGAAGGAGGACGGCCGCTGGACTTACGGTCGCTCGGCCGTTATAGACCCCTGGGGGACGCCGCTCGCGGTTTGTCCGGACTCCGACGGACTCGCCCTCGCGACGCTCGACCTCGCCTACCTGAGTCGCCTGCGCCGGGAGTTCCCGGCGCTTGAGAACCGGGTCCTCGGGACGTCCGGCTCGCGGCAGACGGTCCGCGTCTGAGAGTCAGGCGAGCAGGAGCCCGAGCCCGGCGACGAGGGCGAGCGAGACGGCGACCGGCGGGAGCGCGGCCCGGACGACCTCGCCCTCCCGGCCCGTGAGCCCCACGGCCGCCGCGGCGAGCACCACTCTTTGAGGCGAGAGCAGGCTCGTGTGGCTCCCGCTCACGTTCTGGACGGCGGCGATCACGCCCGTACCG
It contains:
- a CDS encoding carbon-nitrogen hydrolase family protein — translated: MNEKHDDQLTVAALQMSSTTDKERNFEVAEGLIRQAAGRGAELVGLPELWSCHGRESAYRENAEPVPGPTTDFLAKLARELGVWIVGGSIVESGPEEGRMSNTSTVLSPEGELAAVYRKIHLFDVKAPDREYLESGTISPGKEVVVCEAPPVTLGLSVCYDVRFPELYRALADRGADLLSVPAAFTLQTGKDHWDLLLRARAVENQAFVLAPAQWGQKEDGRWTYGRSAVIDPWGTPLAVCPDSDGLALATLDLAYLSRLRREFPALENRVLGTSGSRQTVRV